From Verrucomicrobia bacterium S94, the proteins below share one genomic window:
- a CDS encoding polyprenyl synthetase family protein, with the protein MSTDKNQIEVQLKKVQAAMLESLNDTNLNQLISDNKNILGSGKMLRSQLVLALGAANGIPERDLINAAAAVDMIHGASLLHDDVIDGGIIRRGAPTFWKKYGINGAILFGDVLMFKALSLLVEVNRVDLLSELIDRTGEVCRSEVEQELILRGSPGTWEECELVGRYKTGSLFAFAAVAGGNREKEQTDALREAGYILGTAYQLADDVLDASGNEEISGKTLGTDDQRGKTTAITATKNAPEDPISYLFQLLEKSSDLLKIWPEIHAAWNTFLKITMIPVLEKHVSASVE; encoded by the coding sequence ATGTCTACAGATAAAAACCAGATCGAAGTGCAATTAAAAAAGGTTCAGGCGGCTATGCTTGAAAGCCTGAACGATACCAACCTTAATCAGCTGATTTCCGATAATAAGAATATTCTCGGTAGCGGAAAAATGCTCCGTTCGCAACTGGTGCTCGCGCTGGGCGCGGCCAACGGAATTCCGGAGCGGGATCTGATCAACGCTGCGGCGGCTGTGGACATGATTCACGGGGCGAGTCTGCTGCACGACGATGTGATCGACGGCGGTATCATTCGCCGGGGCGCTCCGACCTTTTGGAAAAAATACGGTATAAACGGAGCCATTCTGTTCGGTGATGTACTGATGTTTAAGGCGCTGTCGCTGCTCGTAGAGGTCAACCGTGTGGATCTGCTGAGCGAACTGATCGACCGCACCGGCGAAGTCTGCCGGTCGGAAGTGGAACAGGAGCTGATTCTGCGCGGCTCACCCGGAACCTGGGAAGAATGTGAACTGGTCGGCCGTTATAAAACCGGATCGCTGTTTGCTTTTGCGGCCGTCGCCGGCGGAAACCGGGAAAAAGAGCAGACGGATGCGCTGCGCGAAGCGGGGTATATTCTTGGCACGGCCTACCAGCTGGCAGACGATGTGCTGGATGCTTCCGGAAATGAGGAAATTTCCGGAAAAACACTCGGAACGGATGATCAACGCGGCAAAACAACCGCTATTACCGCCACGAAAAACGCTCCGGAGGATCCGATTTCCTACCTTTTCCAACTGCTGGAAAAATCGTCCGATCTGCTGAAAATATGGCCGGAAATACATGCAGCATGGAATACGTTTTTAAAGATAACCATGATCCCTGTTTTGGAAAAACACGTAAGCGCATCCGTTGAATAG
- a CDS encoding Na(+)-translocating NADH-quinone reductase subunit A, with protein sequence MAIGFCAFQQQGAIFRTRNPRSENSVANFKIKKGFDVKVVGKPSTNVEEYASQQLFTVYPSEFEGLKVRLKVKAGETVKRGDVLFENKKNEKMVFRSPCAGTVKAINLGARRFPVEIQIEKDAQSQDNVTFETYTRDSVGQLSREQVADHLLNTGVWPLIKQRPFNKIADPDAAPKAVFINACNSAPYQADFSLILKGDEEAFQTGINALAKLTEGKVHLCKSAGSDIPDFKNAESHTFSGKHPSGNTSVHINRISPILPHDTVYTITAQNVILIGKTLLTGELPKTKIIALAGPAVKEEFRKYYKVEIGGSLESLLSKAIQGDDVRLINGNVLWGSQIKADACVPYYGSEIFALEEDRSRHLLGWTTPGLFQYSAHRVNISSFFGFSHDWKLGTNLHGSHRAMVVTGWMDKFQPLNIMTDFLIRAALAHDTDEMIQLGILETDPEDFALASFVDPHKTDVCGIIKRGLEEIEEEGI encoded by the coding sequence ATAGCGATAGGTTTCTGCGCTTTTCAGCAACAAGGTGCGATTTTTCGTACAAGAAATCCGAGGAGTGAAAATAGCGTGGCTAACTTCAAAATTAAAAAAGGCTTCGATGTCAAGGTGGTCGGCAAGCCGTCCACGAACGTCGAAGAATATGCGAGCCAGCAGCTTTTCACGGTCTACCCTTCCGAGTTTGAAGGGCTGAAAGTTCGCCTTAAGGTTAAGGCGGGCGAGACCGTAAAGCGCGGTGACGTATTGTTTGAAAACAAGAAAAACGAAAAAATGGTTTTTCGTTCGCCCTGCGCCGGAACGGTCAAGGCTATCAACCTGGGCGCACGGCGTTTCCCGGTTGAAATCCAGATCGAGAAGGATGCGCAGAGCCAGGACAACGTTACGTTCGAGACCTATACCCGCGACAGTGTGGGACAGCTCTCCCGTGAACAGGTGGCGGATCATCTGCTGAACACCGGCGTCTGGCCGCTGATCAAGCAGCGTCCCTTTAATAAAATCGCTGATCCGGACGCTGCGCCGAAAGCGGTCTTTATCAATGCCTGCAACTCCGCACCGTATCAGGCGGATTTCAGCCTTATCCTTAAAGGAGACGAAGAGGCGTTTCAGACCGGGATCAATGCCCTGGCGAAACTGACCGAAGGCAAAGTGCATCTTTGCAAATCGGCCGGTTCCGACATACCGGACTTTAAAAATGCTGAAAGCCACACGTTTTCCGGAAAACATCCATCCGGAAACACCAGCGTACACATCAACCGGATCAGCCCGATTCTTCCGCACGATACAGTTTACACAATTACAGCCCAGAATGTGATCCTGATCGGGAAAACCCTGCTGACCGGCGAACTTCCGAAAACCAAAATCATCGCACTTGCGGGACCGGCGGTTAAGGAAGAATTCCGCAAATATTATAAGGTGGAGATTGGCGGATCACTGGAATCCCTGCTGAGCAAAGCGATTCAGGGCGACGACGTCCGGCTGATTAACGGCAATGTTCTCTGGGGCAGCCAGATAAAGGCCGATGCCTGCGTTCCGTATTATGGATCGGAAATATTCGCACTGGAAGAAGACCGCTCGCGTCACCTGCTGGGCTGGACAACACCGGGCCTGTTCCAGTACAGCGCGCACCGCGTGAATATCTCCTCTTTCTTCGGTTTTTCCCACGACTGGAAACTCGGCACTAATCTGCACGGTTCACACCGCGCCATGGTGGTTACCGGATGGATGGATAAATTCCAGCCGTTGAATATTATGACCGATTTCCTGATCCGTGCCGCGCTGGCACATGACACCGATGAGATGATTCAGCTCGGTATCCTTGAAACCGATCCGGAAGATTTTGCACTGGCTTCTTTTGTCGACCCGCACAAGACCGATGTCTGCGGCATCATCAAACGCGGCCTGGAAGAGATCGAGGAGGAAGGAATTTAA
- a CDS encoding NADH:ubiquinone reductase (Na(+)-transporting) subunit B has translation MKALFDFMDKNIAPLFEKGGKFERLYPLWEAGDTFNRTPADVTPSAPHVRDSIDQKRLMIFVIYALIPCILFGIWNAGNQFNLANGIESTFGADMARGALMVLPIIFVSYAVGGLWEVLFAVIRRHEINEGFLVTGMLFPLTLAPTIPLWQVAIGISFGIVIGKEIFGGVGYNILNPALTARAFLFFAYPAQISGDKVWVGSLAESPSIVNSILGHSGEYVDGVTQATPLAVAAAAKGSGMAAVDALNHAGYTLQNMTVGNIPGSIGSTSVIAILIGMGFLMLTGIASWRVMVSGIIGCAMMGLLFNALPLDNEFASLPWFYHLVMGGFLFGIVFMATDPVSASATNVGKFIYGFLIGALTVLIRVANPAYPEGAMLAILFMNVMAPLVDHFVVQGHIKKRTAYARALNNA, from the coding sequence ATGAAAGCCCTATTCGACTTTATGGATAAGAACATTGCCCCGTTGTTTGAAAAAGGCGGCAAGTTCGAACGCCTCTACCCCCTGTGGGAAGCGGGCGACACCTTTAACCGCACACCGGCCGATGTCACCCCGAGTGCTCCGCACGTTCGGGACTCTATTGACCAGAAGCGGTTGATGATCTTTGTAATCTACGCCCTGATTCCATGTATTCTTTTCGGAATCTGGAACGCCGGTAACCAGTTTAATCTGGCAAACGGTATTGAGTCGACCTTCGGGGCCGACATGGCCCGCGGAGCACTGATGGTTCTTCCGATCATTTTTGTTTCGTATGCCGTCGGCGGCCTCTGGGAAGTGCTCTTCGCCGTCATACGACGACACGAAATCAACGAAGGCTTCCTGGTCACCGGCATGCTATTCCCGTTGACCCTGGCTCCGACGATTCCGCTCTGGCAGGTTGCGATCGGTATTTCGTTCGGCATCGTAATCGGCAAGGAAATCTTCGGCGGTGTGGGCTACAACATCCTGAACCCTGCTCTGACCGCCCGTGCATTTCTCTTCTTCGCCTATCCGGCGCAGATTTCGGGCGATAAAGTCTGGGTGGGCTCACTTGCGGAATCCCCCTCCATCGTCAACAGCATCCTCGGTCATTCCGGTGAATATGTTGACGGGGTAACTCAGGCCACGCCGCTTGCTGTTGCTGCGGCGGCTAAAGGAAGCGGAATGGCAGCGGTTGATGCCCTCAACCATGCCGGCTATACCCTGCAGAATATGACGGTCGGAAATATTCCGGGATCAATCGGCTCCACCTCCGTAATTGCAATTCTGATCGGTATGGGCTTCCTGATGCTGACCGGCATCGCCTCCTGGCGCGTTATGGTCAGCGGGATTATCGGATGCGCTATGATGGGCCTGCTGTTCAATGCGCTTCCGCTCGACAATGAGTTTGCATCATTGCCCTGGTTTTACCATCTGGTTATGGGCGGCTTCCTTTTCGGTATTGTCTTTATGGCCACCGATCCGGTTTCCGCATCAGCTACGAACGTAGGTAAGTTTATCTACGGCTTCCTGATCGGTGCTCTTACTGTATTGATCCGCGTCGCCAACCCGGCCTATCCGGAAGGCGCCATGCTGGCGATTCTGTTCATGAACGTGATGGCCCCGCTGGTTGACCACTTCGTGGTTCAGGGACACATTAAAAAACGTACTGCTTATGCGAGGGCTTTGAACAATGCGTGA
- the nqrC gene encoding NADH:ubiquinone reductase (Na(+)-transporting) subunit C: MREDTRTLVFAAGTCLVVSLLLSVTAAALKPAQVANEKLDVKKNIIKAFGIDLSNKAEWTPEKIEETFATYIADASSDGLLVYTWTDEGSDTPSKYAFPISGKGLWGDIYGYLALQSDLETIAGISFYKHVETPGLGAEIEKPWFQNDFKGKKLYDDGVPTEFKVVKPGAEKDDSSVDGISGATLTGKGVQAFIRKDAATYAEYFNTLKEGK, from the coding sequence ATGCGTGAAGATACTAGAACCTTAGTTTTTGCAGCAGGCACCTGCCTGGTGGTGAGCCTGCTGCTCTCCGTGACTGCCGCGGCCCTCAAGCCGGCGCAGGTGGCCAATGAAAAACTGGATGTGAAGAAAAACATCATCAAAGCATTCGGTATTGACCTTTCAAATAAAGCGGAATGGACCCCGGAAAAAATCGAGGAAACATTTGCAACCTATATTGCTGATGCGTCTTCCGATGGACTGCTGGTCTATACCTGGACGGATGAGGGTTCGGATACCCCCTCCAAATATGCCTTCCCGATTTCGGGCAAAGGTCTCTGGGGTGATATCTATGGATACCTCGCCCTGCAGAGCGACCTCGAAACGATCGCGGGTATCAGTTTCTACAAACACGTCGAGACTCCCGGCCTCGGCGCGGAAATTGAAAAACCGTGGTTCCAGAACGACTTCAAAGGTAAAAAACTTTACGACGACGGCGTACCGACCGAATTCAAGGTTGTGAAACCCGGGGCCGAAAAAGATGACTCATCTGTAGACGGCATTTCCGGTGCAACACTGACCGGTAAAGGGGTGCAGGCCTTCATTCGTAAGGATGCAGCCACATACGCAGAATACTTCAACACGCTTAAGGAGGGCAAATAA
- a CDS encoding NADH:ubiquinone reductase (Na(+)-transporting) subunit D translates to MASAAKKILMDPFSDNNPITVQVLGICSALAVTVKLDTAIVMTLALTSVVSLSNLVISLLRNVIPAGIRMIVEMAVIASLVIIADQLLKAYLFDISKQLSVFVGLIITNCIVMGRAEAFALQNGPKESLLDGLGNGLGYGIILITVAALRELIGFGTLYNFPILPENYMGNGLVLLAPGAFIILGLLIWLQRTITKYVEE, encoded by the coding sequence ATGGCTTCCGCTGCTAAAAAAATATTAATGGATCCGTTTTCGGATAATAACCCGATTACCGTTCAGGTACTGGGCATCTGCTCGGCACTTGCGGTAACCGTTAAACTTGATACCGCAATCGTCATGACGTTGGCCCTGACCTCGGTGGTCTCGCTTTCGAACCTGGTGATCTCGTTGTTGCGGAATGTAATCCCGGCCGGCATCCGGATGATTGTCGAAATGGCCGTGATTGCCTCGCTGGTAATTATTGCCGACCAGTTACTGAAAGCCTACCTGTTTGATATTTCCAAACAGCTTTCGGTTTTCGTGGGTCTGATTATTACCAACTGTATCGTAATGGGACGCGCCGAAGCATTCGCCCTGCAGAACGGTCCCAAGGAGTCACTCCTTGACGGTCTTGGAAACGGTCTTGGTTACGGGATCATCCTGATCACGGTGGCCGCACTTCGTGAGCTTATCGGTTTCGGTACCCTGTATAATTTTCCGATTCTTCCCGAAAACTATATGGGCAACGGCCTGGTGCTTCTCGCACCAGGAGCATTTATCATCCTGGGGCTGCTCATCTGGCTGCAGCGCACCATTACCAAATATGTGGAGGAGTAA
- the nqrE gene encoding NADH:ubiquinone reductase (Na(+)-transporting) subunit E, whose amino-acid sequence MDLLSLAVESIFIQNILLASFLGMCSFLACSKKVDTAIGLGFAVIFVLTITVPANWAIYTFLLKPGALAWAGLPDLDLSFLNFICFIATIASMVQLVEMILDKFFPALYHALGIFLPLITVNCAILGGSLFMVERSYGFAESVVYGASSGTGWLLAIAAMAAIRKKLRYSHLPDGLKGLGITMIMTGLMAMAFMCFAGISL is encoded by the coding sequence ATGGATCTGCTAAGTTTAGCCGTTGAATCAATCTTTATTCAGAACATCCTGCTGGCCTCGTTCCTCGGGATGTGCTCCTTCCTTGCCTGTTCGAAGAAGGTGGACACGGCCATCGGTCTCGGTTTTGCGGTCATTTTCGTTCTGACCATTACCGTGCCGGCCAACTGGGCCATTTACACCTTTCTGCTGAAACCGGGCGCTTTGGCCTGGGCAGGACTGCCCGATCTGGATCTGAGCTTCCTGAACTTTATCTGCTTTATTGCAACGATTGCCTCCATGGTACAGCTCGTTGAAATGATTCTCGATAAGTTCTTTCCGGCTCTCTACCACGCACTGGGTATCTTCCTGCCGCTCATCACCGTGAACTGTGCAATCCTCGGCGGCTCGCTCTTTATGGTGGAACGAAGCTATGGATTTGCAGAATCCGTGGTGTACGGCGCAAGTTCCGGTACCGGCTGGCTGCTGGCGATTGCCGCCATGGCCGCGATTCGGAAAAAGCTGCGTTACTCTCACCTGCCGGACGGCCTTAAAGGGCTGGGAATCACTATGATCATGACCGGCCTGATGGCAATGGCCTTTATGTGCTTCGCCGGCATCAGTCTCTAA
- a CDS encoding NADH:ubiquinone reductase (Na(+)-transporting) subunit F — protein sequence MENITYIISSVIVFTAVIMTLVILLMIAAKKLVPQGLVKLEINEGNREVEVKPGSSLLTALSTDKIFLPSACGGGGTCGMCKCKVLEGGGELLPTEAGQVTKAEAKEGVRLACQLKVKEDMKLDIEPSILDIKKYECTVRSNDNVATFIKELVVELPKGEKLDFRAGGYIQIDVPAYKDLSYKTFDIAEEYRSDWDKFNVWDNVASNDEPCFRAYSMANYPLEDDIIMLNIRIASPPPGTSYPPGICSSYVFSLKPGDKITISGPYGEFFAKETDREMCFIGGGAGMAPMRSHIYDQLKRIGTDRKITFWYGGRSLRELFYVEEFRELEKQFPNFEFHIALSDPLPEDNWDGPTGFIHQVVYDNYLDQHEDPTEIEYYLCGPPIMLKCVKDMCYDLGVEPEMIMADDFGI from the coding sequence ATGGAAAACATAACGTATATTATTTCAAGTGTGATCGTCTTCACTGCAGTGATTATGACGCTGGTCATTCTGCTGATGATCGCAGCAAAAAAACTGGTACCTCAGGGACTGGTAAAACTGGAAATCAACGAAGGGAACCGGGAAGTTGAAGTCAAACCGGGATCGTCTTTGCTGACCGCCCTTTCCACGGATAAAATCTTCCTTCCGTCAGCCTGCGGCGGTGGTGGCACCTGCGGCATGTGCAAATGTAAAGTGCTCGAAGGCGGCGGGGAGCTGCTGCCGACTGAAGCCGGTCAGGTCACAAAAGCCGAAGCCAAGGAAGGCGTGCGTCTGGCCTGTCAGCTGAAGGTCAAGGAAGATATGAAGCTCGATATCGAGCCGTCTATCCTCGACATCAAGAAGTACGAATGCACCGTTCGTTCCAACGACAATGTGGCTACCTTTATTAAAGAGCTCGTCGTTGAACTACCGAAAGGCGAAAAGCTCGACTTCCGAGCCGGCGGTTACATTCAGATCGACGTTCCTGCCTATAAGGATCTTTCATACAAGACGTTTGATATCGCCGAAGAATATCGCAGCGACTGGGATAAATTCAATGTGTGGGACAACGTTGCCTCAAACGATGAACCCTGCTTCCGGGCATATTCGATGGCCAACTATCCGCTCGAGGATGACATCATCATGCTCAACATTCGTATCGCGTCGCCGCCGCCGGGCACCAGCTATCCGCCGGGCATCTGCTCCAGTTACGTATTCAGCCTGAAACCGGGCGACAAAATTACCATCTCCGGTCCGTACGGTGAATTCTTTGCCAAGGAAACCGATCGCGAAATGTGTTTCATCGGCGGTGGTGCCGGTATGGCGCCGATGCGCTCGCATATCTACGATCAGCTCAAACGGATCGGCACAGATCGTAAAATCACCTTCTGGTATGGCGGCCGCTCGCTGAGAGAGCTGTTCTATGTGGAAGAATTCCGCGAATTGGAAAAACAGTTCCCGAACTTTGAATTCCATATTGCACTCAGTGATCCGCTTCCGGAAGACAACTGGGACGGACCGACCGGATTCATCCACCAGGTTGTATATGACAACTACCTCGATCAGCATGAAGACCCGACAGAGATTGAGTACTATCTCTGTGGACCGCCGATCATGCTCAAATGCGTGAAGGATATGTGCTACGATCTCGGTGTTGAACCCGAAATGATCATGGCCGACGACTTCGGCATCTGA
- the ppk2 gene encoding polyphosphate kinase 2: MVSDLKKRKKGYKKNGKLEREYYESELRRLQVELVKMQEWIKHKGLKVVVLFEGRDAAGKGGAIKRITECLNPRVCSVVAKGKPTEREEKQWYFQRYVPHLPAEGEMVLFDRSWYNCPVVDRVMGFVSEKEVEEFFIACPQFEKMLIRANTYLVKYWFSVSDEEQERRFKDRMEDPTKRWKISPIDMKSRKKWVEYSKAKDEMFEKTDIPESPWWVVEADDKKKARLNCISHLLSQIPYEDLTPEQIELPPRQDYGDYKRPPHAEQNFIPHIY; this comes from the coding sequence ATGGTGTCTGATCTGAAAAAACGGAAGAAAGGCTACAAAAAGAACGGCAAACTCGAACGCGAATACTATGAATCCGAACTGAGACGTCTTCAGGTTGAACTGGTTAAAATGCAGGAATGGATTAAACACAAGGGTCTGAAAGTCGTCGTACTGTTCGAAGGGCGCGATGCCGCCGGCAAAGGCGGAGCCATCAAACGCATTACCGAATGCCTCAACCCGCGCGTCTGCAGCGTGGTTGCAAAAGGGAAACCGACCGAACGCGAAGAGAAACAATGGTATTTTCAGCGCTATGTGCCCCACCTTCCCGCTGAAGGTGAAATGGTGCTCTTTGACCGCTCCTGGTATAACTGCCCCGTGGTCGACCGTGTGATGGGCTTTGTGAGCGAAAAAGAGGTTGAGGAATTTTTCATTGCCTGCCCCCAGTTCGAAAAAATGCTGATCCGCGCCAATACCTATCTCGTTAAATACTGGTTTTCAGTCAGTGACGAGGAACAGGAACGCCGTTTCAAAGATCGTATGGAAGATCCCACTAAACGCTGGAAAATCAGCCCCATCGATATGAAATCGCGTAAAAAATGGGTGGAATATTCCAAGGCCAAAGACGAGATGTTCGAAAAAACCGACATTCCCGAGAGTCCCTGGTGGGTGGTGGAAGCCGACGATAAGAAAAAAGCACGGCTGAACTGTATTTCCCACCTGCTCAGCCAGATTCCGTATGAAGATCTGACCCCGGAACAGATTGAATTACCTCCACGACAGGATTACGGCGACTACAAACGGCCGCCCCATGCTGAACAGAACTTCATTCCGCATATTTACTAA
- a CDS encoding SulP family inorganic anion transporter, whose translation MTKTNKLFKLKIERPRNVKNDLLSGLTVALALVPEAVAFSFVAKVDPVIGLYAAFMMGLITAIFGGRPGMISGATGAVAVIFAPLMIELSRPGILPEGVTKESYLFAAVILMGIIQMLFGFFKLGKFIRMVPHPVMLGFVNGLAIIIFKSQFEMFYVGHGEEAHLLPGVDLAFMGGMIALTMAISFFLPKLTKAVPATLAGIVVVTVLSLVLDKTGIHTARNVLDFVQGMDPTKETIAAGFPTFGIPEIPFTWANLKMILPFSALAAAVGLIESLMTLTLVDEITETRGRGNKECIGQGLANLMNGFFGGMGGCAMIGQSMINIRGGGRGRLSGVSAAVFLLLILLVAAPLVEIIPLAALVGVMFMVVIGTFEWSSLRLFGSVPKMDIFIIILVSVVTVLHDLAVAVLVGIIVSALAFAWEHGKKIHAGISTDANGTKIYHLESALFFGSAQSFKDLFDPLNDPQDVVIDFENARVYDHSGIEAINNITERYADQGKFLHLLNLSPECRELLNKAENIVELSVIEDLNWQHVADDRLA comes from the coding sequence ATGACGAAAACCAATAAACTGTTCAAACTGAAGATCGAACGCCCGCGCAATGTGAAAAATGATCTGCTCTCCGGTCTGACCGTTGCCCTGGCCTTGGTGCCCGAAGCGGTGGCGTTTTCGTTTGTAGCTAAAGTGGATCCGGTGATCGGTCTGTATGCCGCATTCATGATGGGGCTGATTACCGCGATTTTCGGGGGGCGTCCGGGTATGATTTCCGGTGCGACCGGCGCAGTTGCGGTTATTTTTGCACCATTAATGATCGAGCTGTCCCGGCCGGGTATACTGCCTGAGGGGGTGACCAAAGAAAGCTATCTGTTTGCTGCGGTGATTCTGATGGGGATTATTCAGATGCTGTTCGGTTTTTTCAAACTCGGCAAATTTATCCGCATGGTACCGCATCCGGTGATGCTCGGCTTTGTGAACGGGCTGGCCATTATAATTTTTAAATCGCAGTTCGAGATGTTCTATGTTGGCCATGGCGAGGAAGCGCATCTGCTGCCGGGCGTGGATCTGGCCTTTATGGGCGGTATGATTGCACTGACCATGGCCATCAGCTTTTTTCTGCCGAAACTCACCAAAGCCGTTCCGGCCACGCTGGCGGGGATTGTTGTGGTAACGGTTCTTTCTCTGGTGCTTGATAAAACGGGGATTCACACCGCCCGCAATGTACTCGATTTTGTGCAGGGCATGGACCCGACCAAGGAAACTATTGCGGCCGGATTTCCAACCTTTGGAATTCCGGAGATTCCGTTTACCTGGGCGAATCTTAAAATGATTCTTCCTTTTTCAGCCCTTGCGGCTGCGGTTGGCCTGATTGAATCGCTGATGACGCTGACGCTGGTGGATGAAATTACGGAAACCCGGGGACGAGGAAATAAAGAGTGTATCGGTCAGGGCCTCGCCAATCTGATGAACGGATTTTTCGGCGGAATGGGCGGCTGCGCCATGATCGGTCAGAGTATGATCAATATCCGCGGCGGCGGACGAGGGCGGCTTTCCGGTGTTTCGGCGGCGGTTTTCCTGCTGCTGATTCTGCTGGTGGCCGCACCGCTGGTGGAAATTATTCCACTCGCAGCACTTGTCGGCGTCATGTTCATGGTGGTTATCGGCACGTTTGAATGGTCGAGTCTGCGCCTGTTCGGCAGTGTGCCGAAAATGGATATTTTTATTATTATTCTCGTCTCGGTTGTGACGGTGCTGCACGACCTCGCGGTTGCCGTGCTCGTCGGCATCATTGTTTCCGCATTGGCATTTGCCTGGGAACACGGAAAAAAGATTCATGCCGGAATCAGTACCGATGCAAACGGCACGAAGATCTATCATCTGGAAAGTGCGCTGTTTTTCGGTTCCGCCCAGTCCTTTAAAGATCTGTTTGATCCGCTGAACGATCCGCAGGATGTGGTGATCGATTTTGAAAATGCGCGTGTGTATGACCATTCCGGGATTGAGGCCATCAACAACATTACGGAACGGTATGCGGATCAGGGCAAATTTCTGCATCTGCTCAACCTGAGTCCGGAATGTCGGGAGCTGCTGAATAAAGCGGAAAATATTGTAGAGCTTAGTGTGATCGAGGATCTGAACTGGCAGCATGTTGCGGACGACCGCCTGGCCTGA
- the recA gene encoding recombinase RecA has protein sequence MAAKKDTPKDPASALSAVVSQIQKQYGEGAIVKLGEASANTQIDSISTGALTVDLALGVGGLPRGRIIEIYGPESSGKTTLVSHVIANAQKEGGSAAFIDTEHALDPGYAKKIGVDIDNLLVSQPDSGEEALNICEALVKSGSLDVVVVDSVAALAPQAELDGEMGQSHVGLQARLMSQALRKLVSAINHSRCICIFTNQIREKVGVMFGSPETTPGGRALKFYSSVRLDIRRIGQLKDSSGTVYGNRTRVKVVKNKVAPPFTQAEFDILYAEGISYTGSVIDAAIDAGIIDKKGSWLSMDGTQLGQGRDAAVRALKEDKELCDSVIERIYKSREEVTGK, from the coding sequence ATGGCCGCAAAGAAAGACACTCCGAAAGATCCCGCATCCGCACTCAGTGCCGTTGTTTCCCAGATTCAGAAACAGTACGGCGAAGGGGCCATTGTTAAACTGGGGGAAGCCAGTGCAAATACACAGATTGATTCCATTTCGACCGGTGCACTGACCGTTGACCTCGCCCTGGGCGTAGGCGGACTTCCACGTGGCCGGATTATTGAAATCTACGGTCCGGAATCCTCCGGTAAAACCACGCTGGTTTCCCATGTGATTGCCAATGCGCAGAAAGAAGGCGGATCGGCGGCCTTTATTGATACCGAACACGCACTCGACCCCGGCTATGCCAAAAAAATCGGTGTCGACATCGACAACCTGCTGGTCTCACAGCCCGATTCCGGCGAAGAGGCACTGAATATCTGCGAAGCCCTCGTAAAGAGCGGATCGCTCGATGTTGTTGTGGTCGACTCCGTGGCCGCCCTTGCTCCTCAGGCCGAACTGGACGGCGAAATGGGGCAGTCCCACGTCGGCCTCCAGGCGCGTCTGATGTCGCAGGCGCTGCGAAAACTGGTCTCGGCCATCAACCATTCGAGATGCATCTGTATCTTCACCAACCAGATTCGTGAAAAAGTCGGAGTCATGTTCGGCAGCCCGGAAACTACGCCTGGCGGCAGAGCCCTGAAGTTCTACTCTTCGGTGCGCCTCGATATCCGCCGTATCGGCCAGCTGAAAGATTCTTCCGGCACCGTCTACGGAAACCGTACCCGCGTTAAAGTGGTGAAAAACAAAGTGGCCCCGCCCTTCACTCAGGCGGAATTCGATATTCTCTACGCCGAAGGTATTTCCTACACCGGCTCAGTGATCGATGCCGCGATTGACGCCGGGATTATCGATAAAAAAGGATCCTGGCTCTCGATGGACGGTACGCAGTTGGGACAAGGCCGGGATGCCGCGGTCCGGGCGCTGAAGGAAGACAAGGAACTCTGTGATTCGGTAATCGAACGGATCTATAAAAGCCGCGAAGAAGTGACCGGGAAATAA